In the genome of Streptomyces sp. Q6, the window AGCCCGGCTACAAGGCCAAGTACGGCTCCTGGTCGGCGGTCGACATCCCCGACGAGTTCCGCACCAACGCCATCCACGCCGCCCTGCTGCACACCGGCAAGGTGCTGATCGTGGCGGGCTCCGGCAACGAGCAGAAGAAGTTCGACGCCGGGTCGTTCGACACGGTCCTGTGGGACCCGAAGGCCAACACCTTCAAGAAGATCCCCACCCCGGTGGACTTCTTCTGCTCCGGGCACGCCCAACTCCCCGACGGACGCATGCTGGTGGCGGGCGGCACCGCCCGCTACGAACTGCTCGACGGCGAGGTCAAGCGGGCCGGCGGCGGCATGCGCGTCAAGAACGAGAACCCCGACAAGGCGGTGGTCCTGAAGAAGGGCACCACGTTCCGCTCTCCGTCGGGCGTCGAGTACGTCTCGAAGTTCGACGTCACCGTGCCCAAGGCCCAGCGCAGTTACGACATCACGTACAACGCGGCCGGGGTCATGCAGCCCTGGAAGACGAAGGTGAAGGCGAGCGAGGCACGCGTCTTCGTCGAGGCGGCCGCCGACGGGCAGGAGTTCGTCACCGACAAGCAGGCCCAGTACGAGATCGAGGGCCTCAAGGGCGACGACGCCGACAACACGTACGGGCTCTCCGAGAAGATCACCACGGAGAAGCAGGACTTCCAGGGGATCAAGGCGGCCTACGAGTTCGACCCCGTCGCCGAGAAGTACATCCCCGTCGACCCGATGGAGAAGGCCCGCTGGTACCCGACGCTGGTCGGCCTGGAGGACGGCAAGGTGCTCGCCGTGTCCGGGCTCGACGACGTCGGGGTCATCGACCCGGGTGACAACGAGATCTACGACCCGAAGACCAAGAAGTGGACGATGGGTCCCAAGCGGTACTTCCCGACGTACCCGGCGCTGTTCCTGACGAAGGGCGGCAAGCTGTTCTACCCGGCGTCCAACGCCGGGTACGGGCCCGCCGACAAGGGGCGCGAGCCGGGGCTCTGGGACCTGAAGACCAACAAGTTCGAGAAGGTGCCGGGGCTGACCGACACCGACCAGACGGAGACGTCGGCGTCACTCCTGCTGCCGCCCGCGCAGGACCAGAAGGTCATGATCATGGGCGGTGGTGGCGTCGGCGAGTCCAAGAAGGCGACGTCGCGCACCGCGGTCATCGACCTGAAGGAGGACAACCCGTCCTTCAAGACCGGGCCCCGACTCCCGCAGGGGACGCGGTACTTGAACTCCGTCATCATGCCGGACGACTCGGTCTTCACGTCGAACGGCTCCAGCGACTACCGCGGGCGCAGCGACAGCAACATCCTCCGTGCGCAGTTCTACGACCCCAAGGACAACGTGTTCCACGACGCCGCGTCCCCCAAGGTCGGCCGCAACTACCACTCCGAGGCGCTGCTGCTGCCCGACGGGCGGGTCGTGACCTTCGGCTCCGACCCGCTCTACGACAACCAGCAGAACACCAAGCTCGGCCACTTCGAGCAGCGCATGGAGATCTTCACGCCGCCCGCGCTGCACCGGGGCGCCGCGCAGCGCCCGGTCCTCGGGGACGGTCCCGAGACCCTGGCGGACGACCAC includes:
- a CDS encoding kelch motif-containing protein encodes the protein MAYRPSPRTKKTVLGAGGIALLVGLNAPAAWNFASEQYYDWKIAQPGYKAKYGSWSAVDIPDEFRTNAIHAALLHTGKVLIVAGSGNEQKKFDAGSFDTVLWDPKANTFKKIPTPVDFFCSGHAQLPDGRMLVAGGTARYELLDGEVKRAGGGMRVKNENPDKAVVLKKGTTFRSPSGVEYVSKFDVTVPKAQRSYDITYNAAGVMQPWKTKVKASEARVFVEAAADGQEFVTDKQAQYEIEGLKGDDADNTYGLSEKITTEKQDFQGIKAAYEFDPVAEKYIPVDPMEKARWYPTLVGLEDGKVLAVSGLDDVGVIDPGDNEIYDPKTKKWTMGPKRYFPTYPALFLTKGGKLFYPASNAGYGPADKGREPGLWDLKTNKFEKVPGLTDTDQTETSASLLLPPAQDQKVMIMGGGGVGESKKATSRTAVIDLKEDNPSFKTGPRLPQGTRYLNSVIMPDDSVFTSNGSSDYRGRSDSNILRAQFYDPKDNVFHDAASPKVGRNYHSEALLLPDGRVVTFGSDPLYDNQQNTKLGHFEQRMEIFTPPALHRGAAQRPVLGDGPETLADDHTATFRTEQAASITKARLMRPSAVTHTTDVEQRSIELGLKKGEGSVTVDVPKDPTLVPPGWYMLFVSDADGVSSEAKWIQVK